Proteins co-encoded in one Zygotorulaspora mrakii chromosome 5, complete sequence genomic window:
- the VPS70 gene encoding putative zinc metalloprotease (similar to Saccharomyces cerevisiae VPS70 (YJR126C); ancestral locus Anc_4.348), translating into MTRQYNSIAGGEVEPFLGDVATETNTNDCNMGRRDSVSSHIERMRSNSIKSIRSTIEIVREHVDKKKFALLIFSSFLLYIGFICVFAPRTSLARDLRRIHSSHLTESEIFRIYLNELADKNLAGQHVRNYTSHPHEIGDKETLEYTVSQLRSMGFEPKLEKYYPWVNKYGNTEVHLFNESDIIFSATMLEDCLREDPTTCRKDNARGYHGYSANGTVEAQYIFGNYGTLEDYKRLLDNEIDIEGKIHIIRYGEMCPGLKVKNAELYGASGVIMYSDSYEDGYITQANGFEAYPKGPARHQSSIERASVGFFSDFLGDPTTPNYASKYPYTERLSPSGRLPSIPSVPLSAKEVAPLLSKLNGRGVNMLPGGNIEGFNYFSGPSSEDIKAKIVNDQKYKIVEMTNVVVDIPGIFSEYDVIIGNSRDSWTSGGAGSPNSGSSILLEIARGMKSLLRQGWKPLRPIKLISWDGGAHGNLGSTEYVEDHSQLLKRNALAYLNLESAITGSEFNSQANPLLHEVIRRAAKATQYKGEDNWTLFDEWDKSSGSRIDPIDGISDCSSFQFNMGIPSAQFQFRNNGKTDAVHQLHSSFDSYTWMETFVDKNYQMHNTLAVLVGMTSLMLSEKEPTVFTMGPYFEGILENYNQLHESLLQAFPKDKEVHNLAEKVSKVLSYLRSVSSSFDTEVLALSQLCTQDFPAWQIYKKFKIYIKLTRINRKLKQIDQFFLTQKGLNGRRSMRHSIFAPNKWRGDKVDVLPGLHEAICERDRPSLLLWLKTLQTQCGNLESLLQ; encoded by the coding sequence ATGACCCGTCAATACAATTCAATAGCTGGAGGTGAGGTTGAGCCTTTTCTTGGAGACGTGGCAACGGAAACGAACACAAATGACTGCAACATGGGTCGAAGGGACTCAGTAAGTTCTCACATCGAAAGAATGCGAAGCAATAGCATAAAGAGCATCAGAAGCACAATTGAGATCGTGAGAGAGCATGTCGATAAAAAGAAGTTTGCGTTACTGATCTTTTCCAGTTTCCTCCTTTATATTGGATTCATTTGTGTCTTTGCGCCAAGAACTTCACTGGCAAGAGATTTAAGAAGGATACATTCATCGCATTTGACAGAAAGTGAGATTTTTCGAATATACTTAAACGAACTAGCTGATAAGAATCTAGCTGGGCAGCATGTTCGAAACTACACAAGCCATCCTCATGAGATTGGGGATAAGGAGACTTTGGAGTACACTGTCTCTCAACTTCGATCGATGGGATTCGAGCCTAAATTAGAGAAATATTACCCATGGGTTAACAAATACGGCAATACAGAAGTGCATTTGTTTAATGAAAGTGACATTATATTCAGTGCCACAATGTTGGAGGACTGTCTTCGGGAAGATCCGACTACCTGTCGTAAAGATAATGCTCGTGGGTACCATGGATATTCTGCCAATGGCACTGTCGAAGCACAATATATCTTTGGTAATTACGGGACTTTGGAGGATTACAAAAGACTATTGGATAACGAAATCGATATCGAAGGTAAAATCCATATTATACGTTATGGAGAAATGTGTCCCGGtttgaaagtgaagaatGCAGAATTATATGGAGCTTCGGGAGTGATTATGTACAGTGATTCTTACGAAGATGGTTACATTACTCAGGCGAATGGATTTGAGGCGTATCCGAAGGGGCCAGCGAGACATCAAAGTAGCATTGAGAGAGCATCTGTAGGGTTTTTCTCAGATTTTCTAGGTGATCCAACCACGCCAAATTATGCTTCCAAATATCCTTACACCGAAAGACTCTCCCCTTCGGGAAGGCTGCCATCAATCCCTTCAGTTCCATTAAGTGCCAAAGAAGTGGCACCATTGTTGAGCAAATTGAATGGTAGAGGTGTTAATATGCTACCTGGAGGTAATATAGAGGGATTCAATTATTTTAGTGGACCCTCTAGTGAGGATATCAAAGCTAAAATAGTCAATGACCAGAAATACAAAATCGTGGAGATGACAAATGTCGTTGTTGATATTCCAGGTATATTTTCTGAGTATGATGTCATAATTGGAAACTCAAGAGACTCTTGGACTTCTGGTGGTGCCGGTTCTCCGAACAGTGGAAGTTCTATCCTATTAGAAATTGCTCGTGGTATGAAATCACTTTTAAGGCAAGGGTGGAAACCGTTAAGACcaataaaattgataagTTGGGATGGAGGTGCGCACGGCAATTTGGGCTCTACCGAATATGTGGAGGATCACTCTCAactattgaaaaggaaCGCTCTAGCCTATTTAAATCTTGAGTCAGCTATCACTGGGTCTGAGTTCAATTCTCAAGCGAATCCTTTGTTGCACGAAGTGATCCGTAGAGCGGCAAAAGCCACACAATACAAGGGTGAAGATAATTGGACTCTGTTTGATGAATGGGATAAATCATCAGGTTCGAGGATTGATCCAATAGATGGCATATCAGATTGTTCTTCCTTTCAATTCAACATGGGTATTCCTTCGGCACAATTTCAGTTTAGAAATAATGGTAAAACTGATGCTGTTCATCAATTACATTCAAGTTTTGACTCCTACACCTGGATGGAAACTTTTGTAGATAAGAACTATCAAATGCATAACACTCTGGCTGTTCTAGTTGGCATGACTTCTTTGATGTTGAGTGAAAAGGAGCCAACAGTCTTCACAATGGGCCCttattttgaaggaatACTCGAAAATTACAATCAGTTGCATGAAAGCCTACTGCAAGCTTTCCCTAAAGATAAAGAAGTGCATAACCTGGCTGAAAAAGTCTCGAAAGTCTTATCTTACCTAAGAAGCGTTTCTTCGTCATTCGATACAGAAGTTTTAGCATTGAGTCAGTTATGTACTCAAGACTTTCCCGCCTGGCAAATCTacaagaaattcaaaatatatattaaaCTGACCCGAATTAACAGGAAATTAAAACAGATTGACCAGTTCTTTCTCACCCAGAAAGGATTGAATGGTAGACGTTCAATGAGGCATTCCATATTTGCCCCAAATAAATGGAGAGGCGACAAGGTGGATGTCTTACCTGGTCTGCACGAAGCAATATGCGAGAGGGACCGCCCTAGTTTATTGCTATGGTTGAAGACTTTGCAAACGCAGTGCGGCAATTTGGAATCCCTTCTTCAATAG
- the CPR3 gene encoding peptidylprolyl isomerase CPR3 (similar to Saccharomyces cerevisiae CPR3 (YML078W); ancestral locus Anc_4.347) → MFKRSVINQTKLFSTTRPILGKKVYFDPSVNGKKIGRIEFELYDDIVPKTAENFRALCTGEKGFGYKNVPFHRVIPQFMIQGGDTDLAGGFGGKSIYGSKFADENFSKKHDKPFLLSMANAGPNTNGSQFFITTVPCPWLDGKHVVFGEVTSGEDVVKTIEGYGTMSGKPKSEILIEESGEL, encoded by the coding sequence ATGTTTAAACGGTCAGTCATCAATCAAACTAAATTGTTCTCCACCACACGTCCAATTTTGGGCAAGAAGGTCTACTTTGATCCATCTGTCAatggtaaaaaaattggcaGAATCGAATTTGAACTTTATGACGATATTGTTCCAAAAACAGCAGAAAATTTCAGAGCTCTGTGTACTGGGGAGAAAGGTTTTGGTTACAAGAATGTCCCATTCCACAGGGTCATCCCACAATTTATGATTCAAGGTGGTGACACCGATCTTGCTGGTGGATTTGGGGGTAAATCAATCTACGGATCCAAATTCGCTGacgaaaacttttcaaagaaacatGACAAACCGTTTTTGCTGTCCATGGCTAATGCAGGTCCAAACACAAATGGTTCTCAATTCTTCATTACTACTGTGCCATGCCCATGGCTAGACGGCAAGCACGTTGTGTTTGGCGAAGTTACTAGTGGCGAAGATGTTGTCAAGACTATTGAGGGCTACGGTACTATGTCAGGTAAGCCaaaatcagaaattttgattgaGGAATCTGGCGAATTGTAA
- the BET5 gene encoding TRAPP subunit BET5 (similar to Saccharomyces cerevisiae BET5 (YML077W); ancestral locus Anc_4.345), with amino-acid sequence MAIYSFWIFDRHCNCIFDREWTLSSNSSSGTVNSKQNEETAKLLYGMVFSLRSMTQKVSSGPLKNEIKSIATGKYRIHVYCTASGLQFVLITDFKQQSYTEVLQYIYSHIYVKYVAHNLFSAYDFADNKNETRGQGFRKIANRNFVQSLESFLSPMIVQ; translated from the coding sequence ATGGCTATTTACTCTTTTTGGATATTCGACAGACACTGTAATTGCATATTTGATAGAGAATGGACTTTGAGCTCTAATAGCTCTAGCGGAACGGTAAATTCTAAACAAAACGAAGAAACCGCAAAATTGCTATATGGGATGGTATTCTCACTGCGTTCAATGACACAGAAAGTTTCCAGTGGTCctctcaaaaatgaaatcaaaagtaTAGCCACAGGTAAATATAGGATACATGTTTACTGTACGGCCTCCGGCTTACAGTTTGTTTTGATTACAGATTTTAAGCAGCAGTCGTACACCGAGGTTTTACAGTATATTTACAGTCACATATATGTGAAATATGTTGCCCACAATCTCTTTTCAGCATATGATTTTGCAGATAACAAGAACGAAACCAGGGGTCAAGGCTTCAGAAAGATCGCTAATAGGAATTTTGTACAAAGTTTGGAATCCTTCTTATCACCTATGATTGT
- the ENT3 gene encoding Ent3p (similar to Saccharomyces cerevisiae ENT3 (YJR125C); ancestral locus Anc_4.346), producing MSLEDSFTNMNIYDAKKYFRRAQNVVFNYTEMEAKVREATNNEPWGASSSLMEQISQGTYNLREREEILGMIFRRFTEKGASEWRQIYKALQLLEYLIRHGSERFIDDTRSSINLIKMLESFHYVDSQSRDQGVNVRSRAKALSDLLSDDETIRMERKKARETAKKFKGVAGGLGSVTSSKKGRGSYKSKGISISADTDDEDEEDRNSQIHQSSFKDESPAPAETENIDLFGFNKVEDMERVNAPQESVNDSESDDDDDFADFQSAAPAVQQTSNAGTFSKHHVNNLMMNDSSLSGLTSSSAFNIGPAISEPKKADPFSNLFTSAKSLQEPVKPVSKASTSVQESTPAETHDYDDDNDDDDGFGEMMEAGAPQEHEQQSKNPQSSSNEIDLLSF from the coding sequence ATGAGTTTAGAAGATTCTTTTACAAATATGAATATTTATGATGCCAAAAAATACTTCCGTAGGGCTCAGAATGTTGTGTTTAATTATACGGAAATGGAGGCCAAGGTTCGTGAAGCAACCAATAATGAGCCGTGGGGAGCTTCCTCGTCATTAATGGAACAAATCTCTCAAGGGACGTACAATTTGAGAGAGCGTGAAGAGATCTTGGGAATGATATTTAGACGTTTCACGGAGAAAGGTGCGAGTGAGTGGAGACAAATTTACAAGGCTCTACAATTGCTGGAGTATTTGATTAGACACGGCTCTGAGAGGTTCATCGATGATACCAGAAGTAGTATCAACCTGATCAAAATGTTGGAGTCGTTTCACTACGTCGACTCTCAGAGCAGAGATCAAGGTGTTAATGTCAGAAGTAGAGCAAAAGCTTTATCTGACCTGTTGAGCGATGATGAGACCATCAGGatggaaagaaagaaagctAGAGAGacagcaaaaaaatttaaaggAGTTGCTGGGGGTCTTGGTTCTGTGACAAGCTccaaaaaaggaagaggaTCATATAAATCTAAAGGTATCAGTATCAGCGCAGACactgatgatgaagacgaagaagatAGAAATAGTCAGATACATCAGTCAAGTTTCAAGGATGAGTCTCCCGCACCGGCGGAAACGGAAAATATCGACCTTTTCGGTTTCAATAAGGTTGAGGATATGGAAAGGGTTAACGCGCCGCAGGAAAGTGTCAATGACAGTGAAAGcgacgacgacgatgaTTTTGCTGATTTCCAAAGCGCTGCACCAGCTGTACAACAAACAAGTAATGCGGGCACATTCTCCAAGCACCACGTGAATAATCTAATGATGAACGATTCTTCATTATCAGGCCTTACCTCTTCATCTGCATTTAATATAGGGCCGGCGATTTCAGAGCCGAAGAAGGCCGATCCCTTTAGCAATCTATTCACAAGCGCGAAAAGCCTTCAAGAACCTGTTAAACCAGTCTCAAAAGCGTCTACCTCAGTGCAAGAAAGCACACCTGCTGAAACTCATGATTATGACGATGAtaatgacgatgatgacggATTCGGCGAAATGATGGAAGCAGGTGCTCCACAAGAACATGAACAGCAGTCAAAAAATCCccaatcatcatcaaatgaaattgatcttCTCAGCTTCTAA